One segment of Nomia melanderi isolate GNS246 chromosome 10, iyNomMela1, whole genome shotgun sequence DNA contains the following:
- the LOC116428758 gene encoding sodium- and chloride-dependent glycine transporter 1 isoform X1 has protein sequence MEESSPRIRHYLDCWDQNEDKYSVANSQAPLQADEDEHPERGTWTGKFDFLLSLLGYSVGLGNVWRFPYLCYSNGGGAFLIPFTIMLIIAGLPLMFMELSLGQYASFGPVAAYKRFCPLLCGLGYGMVLVSSVVMLYYNLIIAWTLYYIFVSIDATFVGGGKLPWSRCEQPWSTDDCFMPEIAEACLSQNMSYFKRRCLNSTQMASMGLTIQNITSAIRKPPAEEYFNNHVLGISSGIEETGAIRPSMAVSLLLAWVIVFFCLSKGVQSSGKVVYFTALFPYVVLIALFIRGIMLPGAREGILFYLTPDWKRLMSAKVWSDAAVQIFFALSPAWGGLITLSSYNKFTNNCYKDSLIVAVSNIGTSFFAGFVIFSVIGFLAHELDVPIASVVEQGAGLAFIVYPDVVARLPIASVWSLLFFVMLLTLGLDSQFALMETVTTAILDAFPSLRSYKVWVVLATAVLGYAGGIVFTTNAGVFWLQLMDKYAANWSVLLIAISECLLVGWIYGADRFLDDIQLMIGPHSRLWRFFWTWMWRVVTPATLFFILFFNWIEYQPLNYGDYIYPTWANNVGWVIGLIPVLVIIAVTVNQLRDRRRRSAYDDDDDDDDLDNRPSYQRHDKGRTKRNKGKNVWCRTKLLLQPTTDWGPAARNPSTPSRTLTHTPSPGPPGGYDSVRDTIVLVNGQPMMLQPSSTSGTTQKLPGPSILKNSSKTDLITSQQV, from the exons ATGGAGGAGTCCTCGCCTAGGATTCGTCACTACCTAGACTGCTGGGAC CAGAATGAAGACAAGTACTCGGTGGCAAACAGCCAAGCGCCGTTGCAAGCCGACGAGGACGAACACCCCGAGCGAGGAACATGGACGGGGAAATTCGATTTCCTGTTGTCCCTTCTGGGGTACAGCGTCGGACTTGGCAATGTCTGGCGGTTCCCTTACCTGTGCTACTCGAATGGAGGAGGCGCTTTTCTAATTCCATTCACGATTATGCTCATCATCGCCGGACTGCCTCTAATGTTTATGGAGCTTTCTTTAG GACAGTACGCGAGCTTCGGTCCAGTGGCGGCTTACAAACGCTTCTGCCCCCTGTTATGCGGCCTGGGATACGGGATGGTTCTTGTTAGTTCCGTTGTGATGCTCTATTACAACCTAATCATCGCCTGGACGCTTTATTACATCTTCGTTTCCATCGATG CGACGTTCGTGGGAGGTGGTAAACTGCCGTGGAGTAGGTGCGAACAACCATGGAGCACGGATGATTGTTTCATGCCAGAAATTGCCGAAGCATGCTTATCTCAAAACATGAGTTATTTTAAAAGGAGATGCTTAAATTCTACTCAAATGGCTTCCATGGGCCTAACCATCCAGAATATCACTAGCGCGATTAGGAAACCACCAGCTGAGGAATATTTCAA CAATCACGTTTTGGGGATAAGCAGTGGAATCGAAGAGACAGGTGCTATTCGTCCCTCGATGGCAGTAAGCCTTTTATTAGCTTGGGTCATCGTCTTTTTCTGTCTGAGCAAAGGTGTTCAAAGCTCGGGGAAAGTTGTGTACTTCACTGCTCTCTTCCCGTATGTCGTCTTG ATCGCTCTTTTCATTCGAGGTATTATGCTTCCCGGTGCCAGGGAAGGCATACTGTTTTATCTGACGCCCGATTGGAAAAGGTTAATGTCTGCGAAAGTGTGGAGCGACGCTGCGGTGCAAATATTCTTCGCCCTTAGCCCAGCTTGGGGCGGTCTCATCACGCTCAGCTCCTACAACAAATTCACCAACAATTGTTACAAAGACTCGTTGATCGTTGCCGTGAGTAACATCGGCACGTCGTTCTTCGCCGGTTTCGTGATCTTTTCGGTGATTGGTTTCTTAGCTCACGAACTTGACGTTCCAATCGCTTCTGTCGTCGAGCAGGGTGCTGGATTGGCGTTCATCGTGTATCCTGAT GTAGTAGCGCGTTTGCCGATTGCATCGGTTTGGTCGCTGCTTTTCTTTGTGATGCTTCTCACTCTGGGCCTCGACTCTCAATTCGCATTGATGGAGACAGTCACTACCGCTATATTGGATGCTTTCCCATCATTaagaagctataaagtttgggTAGTGCTAGCAACAGCAGTTCTAGGTTACGCAGGAGGAATTGTTTTCACCACTAAT GCTGGAGTTTTTTGGTTGCAATTAATGGACAAATATGCTGCAAATTGGTCGGTGCTGCTAATCGCTATTAGCGAATGTCTGCTGGTCGGTTGGATCTACGGTGCAGATAGGTTTCTTGACGATATTCAGCTGATGATTGGACCACACAGTCGACTTTGGAGGTTCTTCTGGACTTGGATGTGGAGAGTCGTCACCCCAGCAACCCTTTTCTTTATTCTATTCTTCAACTGGATCGAGTACCAACCGTTAAATTACGGAGATTACATCTATCCGACGTGGGCGAATAACGTTGGTTGGGTCATTGGATTGATACCCGTTCTGGTCATCATTGCCGTGACTGTG AATCAACTGAGAGACCGACGCCGACGATCCGCctacgatgacgacgacgacgatgacgacttGGACAACCGACCATCTTACCAAAGACACGATAAAGGAAGGACGAAGAGGAACAAAGGAAAAAACGTATGGTGCCGGACGAAATTGCTTCTGCAACCTACCACGGATTGGGGGCCAGCGGCCAGGAATCCTTCCACGCCTTCCAGAACGCTCACTCACACACCATCGCCAG GACCACCAGGAGGCTATGATTCCGTGCGGGATACTATAGTCTTGGTGAACGGTCAACCGATGATGCTGCAGCCGTCGAGCACGTCCGGTACTACTCAGAAGCTTCCCGGTCCGTCGATCCTGAAGAATTCCAGTAAAACCGACCTGATCACATCTcaacaagtctga
- the LOC116428758 gene encoding sodium- and chloride-dependent glycine transporter 1 isoform X2, giving the protein MEESSPRIRHYLDCWDNEDKYSVANSQAPLQADEDEHPERGTWTGKFDFLLSLLGYSVGLGNVWRFPYLCYSNGGGAFLIPFTIMLIIAGLPLMFMELSLGQYASFGPVAAYKRFCPLLCGLGYGMVLVSSVVMLYYNLIIAWTLYYIFVSIDATFVGGGKLPWSRCEQPWSTDDCFMPEIAEACLSQNMSYFKRRCLNSTQMASMGLTIQNITSAIRKPPAEEYFNNHVLGISSGIEETGAIRPSMAVSLLLAWVIVFFCLSKGVQSSGKVVYFTALFPYVVLIALFIRGIMLPGAREGILFYLTPDWKRLMSAKVWSDAAVQIFFALSPAWGGLITLSSYNKFTNNCYKDSLIVAVSNIGTSFFAGFVIFSVIGFLAHELDVPIASVVEQGAGLAFIVYPDVVARLPIASVWSLLFFVMLLTLGLDSQFALMETVTTAILDAFPSLRSYKVWVVLATAVLGYAGGIVFTTNAGVFWLQLMDKYAANWSVLLIAISECLLVGWIYGADRFLDDIQLMIGPHSRLWRFFWTWMWRVVTPATLFFILFFNWIEYQPLNYGDYIYPTWANNVGWVIGLIPVLVIIAVTVNQLRDRRRRSAYDDDDDDDDLDNRPSYQRHDKGRTKRNKGKNVWCRTKLLLQPTTDWGPAARNPSTPSRTLTHTPSPGPPGGYDSVRDTIVLVNGQPMMLQPSSTSGTTQKLPGPSILKNSSKTDLITSQQV; this is encoded by the exons ATGGAGGAGTCCTCGCCTAGGATTCGTCACTACCTAGACTGCTGGGAC AATGAAGACAAGTACTCGGTGGCAAACAGCCAAGCGCCGTTGCAAGCCGACGAGGACGAACACCCCGAGCGAGGAACATGGACGGGGAAATTCGATTTCCTGTTGTCCCTTCTGGGGTACAGCGTCGGACTTGGCAATGTCTGGCGGTTCCCTTACCTGTGCTACTCGAATGGAGGAGGCGCTTTTCTAATTCCATTCACGATTATGCTCATCATCGCCGGACTGCCTCTAATGTTTATGGAGCTTTCTTTAG GACAGTACGCGAGCTTCGGTCCAGTGGCGGCTTACAAACGCTTCTGCCCCCTGTTATGCGGCCTGGGATACGGGATGGTTCTTGTTAGTTCCGTTGTGATGCTCTATTACAACCTAATCATCGCCTGGACGCTTTATTACATCTTCGTTTCCATCGATG CGACGTTCGTGGGAGGTGGTAAACTGCCGTGGAGTAGGTGCGAACAACCATGGAGCACGGATGATTGTTTCATGCCAGAAATTGCCGAAGCATGCTTATCTCAAAACATGAGTTATTTTAAAAGGAGATGCTTAAATTCTACTCAAATGGCTTCCATGGGCCTAACCATCCAGAATATCACTAGCGCGATTAGGAAACCACCAGCTGAGGAATATTTCAA CAATCACGTTTTGGGGATAAGCAGTGGAATCGAAGAGACAGGTGCTATTCGTCCCTCGATGGCAGTAAGCCTTTTATTAGCTTGGGTCATCGTCTTTTTCTGTCTGAGCAAAGGTGTTCAAAGCTCGGGGAAAGTTGTGTACTTCACTGCTCTCTTCCCGTATGTCGTCTTG ATCGCTCTTTTCATTCGAGGTATTATGCTTCCCGGTGCCAGGGAAGGCATACTGTTTTATCTGACGCCCGATTGGAAAAGGTTAATGTCTGCGAAAGTGTGGAGCGACGCTGCGGTGCAAATATTCTTCGCCCTTAGCCCAGCTTGGGGCGGTCTCATCACGCTCAGCTCCTACAACAAATTCACCAACAATTGTTACAAAGACTCGTTGATCGTTGCCGTGAGTAACATCGGCACGTCGTTCTTCGCCGGTTTCGTGATCTTTTCGGTGATTGGTTTCTTAGCTCACGAACTTGACGTTCCAATCGCTTCTGTCGTCGAGCAGGGTGCTGGATTGGCGTTCATCGTGTATCCTGAT GTAGTAGCGCGTTTGCCGATTGCATCGGTTTGGTCGCTGCTTTTCTTTGTGATGCTTCTCACTCTGGGCCTCGACTCTCAATTCGCATTGATGGAGACAGTCACTACCGCTATATTGGATGCTTTCCCATCATTaagaagctataaagtttgggTAGTGCTAGCAACAGCAGTTCTAGGTTACGCAGGAGGAATTGTTTTCACCACTAAT GCTGGAGTTTTTTGGTTGCAATTAATGGACAAATATGCTGCAAATTGGTCGGTGCTGCTAATCGCTATTAGCGAATGTCTGCTGGTCGGTTGGATCTACGGTGCAGATAGGTTTCTTGACGATATTCAGCTGATGATTGGACCACACAGTCGACTTTGGAGGTTCTTCTGGACTTGGATGTGGAGAGTCGTCACCCCAGCAACCCTTTTCTTTATTCTATTCTTCAACTGGATCGAGTACCAACCGTTAAATTACGGAGATTACATCTATCCGACGTGGGCGAATAACGTTGGTTGGGTCATTGGATTGATACCCGTTCTGGTCATCATTGCCGTGACTGTG AATCAACTGAGAGACCGACGCCGACGATCCGCctacgatgacgacgacgacgatgacgacttGGACAACCGACCATCTTACCAAAGACACGATAAAGGAAGGACGAAGAGGAACAAAGGAAAAAACGTATGGTGCCGGACGAAATTGCTTCTGCAACCTACCACGGATTGGGGGCCAGCGGCCAGGAATCCTTCCACGCCTTCCAGAACGCTCACTCACACACCATCGCCAG GACCACCAGGAGGCTATGATTCCGTGCGGGATACTATAGTCTTGGTGAACGGTCAACCGATGATGCTGCAGCCGTCGAGCACGTCCGGTACTACTCAGAAGCTTCCCGGTCCGTCGATCCTGAAGAATTCCAGTAAAACCGACCTGATCACATCTcaacaagtctga